Proteins encoded by one window of Massilia sp. NR 4-1:
- a CDS encoding HlyD family type I secretion periplasmic adaptor subunit encodes MKSRGAGTEIEFLPDADAIERSPLPRYVRLTLHLLTAAFITFIVWASLSQVEKVVSAHGRLVNPLPNIIVQPLETSIVQRIEVRVGQIVKKGQVLATLDPTFTQADEQQLRNRLASLDTQSDSLRAELEGKPVAASATGSADQVLQGQLASERQGNYLAQRTRMDQNIERLKASIETSRRDQQVLAQRVKSLTEIEAMQEKLLSENFGAKMHLLEARDRRLEVERTMVMGRNREIELGRELAAAEAERAAFNKSWRQKAMEDLLAATRDRDGINEQLAKADKRHQLVQLSAPADAVVLEVGKLSQGSVVREAEQMFVLVPLGAQLEAEVQIDSADIGYIKRGDPVHLKLDAFPFQQHGALDGKVRTVSEDSFKREQATPGQGTDAYYISRIDYGNSRLKKMDGKSRLLPGMTVTAEIVVGKRSVMSYLLWPLTKALDESIREP; translated from the coding sequence GTGAAATCGCGCGGGGCCGGCACCGAAATCGAGTTCCTGCCCGACGCCGACGCCATCGAGCGCTCGCCGCTGCCGCGCTATGTGCGCCTGACGCTGCATCTGCTGACGGCCGCTTTCATCACCTTCATCGTCTGGGCCAGCCTGTCCCAGGTCGAGAAGGTGGTGAGCGCCCACGGCCGCCTGGTCAATCCGCTGCCGAACATCATCGTGCAGCCGCTGGAAACCTCCATCGTGCAGCGTATCGAAGTGCGCGTTGGCCAGATCGTGAAGAAAGGCCAGGTGCTGGCCACGCTCGACCCGACCTTCACCCAGGCCGACGAGCAGCAGCTGCGCAACCGCCTGGCCAGCCTGGACACCCAGAGCGACAGCCTGCGCGCCGAACTGGAAGGCAAGCCGGTGGCCGCCAGCGCCACGGGCAGCGCCGACCAGGTGCTGCAAGGCCAGCTCGCGTCCGAGCGCCAGGGCAACTACCTGGCCCAGCGCACCAGGATGGACCAGAACATCGAACGCCTGAAAGCCAGCATCGAAACCAGCCGCCGCGACCAGCAGGTTCTGGCCCAGCGCGTCAAATCGCTGACCGAGATCGAAGCCATGCAGGAAAAACTGCTGTCAGAGAACTTTGGCGCCAAGATGCACCTGCTGGAAGCGCGCGACCGCCGTCTTGAAGTCGAGCGCACCATGGTCATGGGCCGCAACCGCGAAATTGAGCTGGGCCGCGAACTGGCCGCCGCCGAAGCCGAACGCGCCGCCTTCAACAAGAGCTGGCGCCAGAAAGCCATGGAAGACCTGCTGGCGGCCACGCGCGACCGTGATGGCATCAACGAGCAGCTGGCCAAGGCCGACAAGCGCCACCAGCTGGTCCAGCTGAGTGCCCCGGCCGACGCCGTGGTGCTGGAAGTCGGAAAACTCTCGCAAGGTTCGGTGGTGCGCGAAGCCGAGCAGATGTTCGTGCTGGTGCCGCTCGGCGCCCAGCTCGAAGCCGAAGTGCAGATCGACTCCGCCGACATCGGCTACATCAAGCGCGGCGACCCGGTGCACCTCAAGCTCGACGCCTTCCCCTTCCAGCAGCATGGCGCCCTGGATGGCAAGGTGCGCACCGTCAGCGAAGACTCCTTCAAGCGCGAACAAGCCACACCGGGTCAGGGCACCGACGCCTATTACATCAGCCGCATCGACTACGGCAACAGCCGTCTGAAAAAAATGGACGGCAAATCGCGCCTGCTGCCCGGCATGACGGTCACGGCCGAGATTGTGGTCGGCAAGCGCAGCGTCATGTCCTACCTGCTCTGGCCGCTCACCAAGGCCCTCGACGAATCCATCCGCGAACCATGA
- a CDS encoding NAD(P)-dependent oxidoreductase, with the protein MNAPSVLLTGASGFIGAALAHRLVREGWQVHLLLRPGSGREGLDDPALHIHEHDGSTAGLIEIVRQAAPQGVFHLASLFLAQHTAADIERLVQANVLFSTQLAEAMAANGVKLLVNAGTSWQHYEDGDYNPVCLYAATKQAFEAILRYYAECAGLRVCTLKLFDTYGPEDKRPKLLHLLKKTAQAGTALAMSPGGQLIDLVYIDDVLDAFLLAYGRLQSGAQEEAMAAYGISSGAPLPLKELAALYSQVSGLPLDIEWGGRPYRPREVMVPWTRYPQLPGWHPKISLAEGIARTLAG; encoded by the coding sequence ATGAATGCGCCGTCCGTGCTGCTGACCGGCGCCAGCGGCTTTATCGGCGCGGCACTGGCGCACAGGCTGGTACGCGAGGGCTGGCAGGTGCATCTGCTGCTGCGTCCCGGTTCCGGGCGCGAAGGGCTGGACGATCCGGCCCTGCACATCCACGAACATGACGGCAGCACGGCGGGGCTGATCGAGATCGTGCGCCAGGCCGCGCCGCAAGGCGTGTTCCATCTGGCCTCGCTGTTCCTGGCCCAGCACACGGCGGCCGATATCGAACGCCTGGTCCAGGCGAATGTGCTGTTCTCCACCCAGCTGGCGGAAGCCATGGCGGCCAACGGCGTCAAGCTGCTGGTGAATGCCGGCACCTCCTGGCAGCATTATGAGGACGGCGACTACAACCCGGTCTGCCTGTACGCCGCCACCAAGCAGGCCTTCGAAGCCATCCTGCGCTACTACGCCGAATGCGCCGGGCTGCGCGTCTGCACGCTCAAGCTGTTCGACACCTATGGGCCGGAAGACAAACGCCCCAAGCTGCTGCACCTGCTGAAAAAGACGGCGCAAGCGGGAACTGCACTGGCCATGTCGCCGGGCGGCCAGCTGATCGACCTGGTCTACATCGACGATGTGCTGGACGCCTTCCTGCTCGCCTACGGCCGCCTGCAGAGCGGCGCCCAGGAGGAAGCCATGGCCGCCTATGGCATCTCCAGCGGCGCGCCCCTGCCCCTGAAAGAGCTGGCCGCCCTGTACTCGCAAGTCAGCGGCCTCCCGCTCGACATCGAATGGGGCGGACGCCCTTACCGCCCGCGCGAAGTGATGGTCCCCTGGACCCGCTACCCGCAGCTTCCCGGCTGGCACCCCAAGATCAGCCTCGCCGAAGGCATCGCCCGCACCCTCGCCGGCTAA